A genomic window from Daphnia magna isolate NIES linkage group LG9, ASM2063170v1.1, whole genome shotgun sequence includes:
- the LOC123475647 gene encoding uncharacterized protein LOC123475647 has product MEVLRKCPAGRLIISEYLGRDEEFITSEERITIIQILCDHIVKTDPLQYFSLTSTKLLWAEAIVKSFPCLETKVTDAQGKVTMNHDIYFYPKAGGFIENKLKEMRRSKGIRKRKISSQTSSTLNTSTEKKTKTKVKKGEILLKGANVVFYESVMVSMVSWLKVHGPSITNKAKIHEYMESTFDYREQQISVTLTSASQIFEEYPRYVDFENGSLILHDFYRKYKDAHFCLETRFFGRFQNALVGLAERKKCLKNISACNQSFANFLDNVAAATIPQSLEQQQQS; this is encoded by the exons ATGGAAGTTTTAAGAAAGTGTCCTGCAGGAAGACTTATAATAAGTGAATATCTGGGAAGAGATGAGGAATTCATCACGAGTGAAGAAAGAATAACAATTATTCAAATTCTGTGTGACCACATTGTGAAAACGGATCCATTacaatatttttctttgacaTCGACGAAGCTGCTTTGGGCTGAAGCAATAGTGAAAAGTTTTCCTTGTCTAGAAACAAAGGTGACCGATGCCCAGGGCAAAGTCACTATGAATCACGACATCTACTTTTACCCCAAAGCAGGAGGATTcatagaaaataaattaaaagaaatgcgAAGGAGCAAGGGAATTCGGAAGAGAAAAATATCCTCTCAAACTAGTTCTACACTGAACACATCCACAGAAAAAAAGACCAAAACTAAAGTTAAGAAGGGAGAAATTCTCTTAAAAGGGGCAAATGTGGTTTTTTATGAGTCTGTCATGGTATCGATG GTTTCTTGGTTGAAAGTACATGGGCCTTCTATCACAAATAAAGCCAAGATCCATGAGTATATGGAGAGTACATTTGATTACCGGGAGCAGCAAATTTCTGTAACCTTAACGTCCGCTTCTCAAATTTTCGAAGAATATCCACGTTACGTGGATTTTGAAAACGGATCTTTG ATATTGCACGATTTTTATCGAAAATATAAGGACGCACACTTCTGCTTGGAAACGCGTTTCTTCGGACGGTTCCAGAACGCTTTGGTTGGATTagcggaaaggaaaaaatgtttgaaa AATATCAGCGCTTGCAATCAATCATTTGCAAACTTCCTCGACAATGTTGCAGCagcaacaattccgcagtccctcgaacaacagcagcaaagtTAA